In Mercenaria mercenaria strain notata chromosome 13, MADL_Memer_1, whole genome shotgun sequence, a single window of DNA contains:
- the LOC123529816 gene encoding slowpoke-binding protein-like isoform X1, which produces MDFETFLKDYIWVPIVIGVLLVIIIVFVLCYCFRCCRNRSGHEYVPLVQNNRIAGRRYQEIGIGQRMDLERNQKQKALETSAWLNAQYYLRVNPKYSDVKQFESLGSRPHKSWFRVNEMWQQKNLIMTMANKPDKMMAPFTSTSRVTIKDMLDLLQHPFIYPIHDIDYMVDQSIVVVLYPICKRGSLKDYIYQNSFTEPWRNKYKTKKKGLSVTQIRCFGKQILMALIYIEEKGFPPHGHVHSGNIVLDNNSCRLMGCESSFIGEEPKIYPLIKKKLRHNKEAIDIICFGHVIYEMCVGAELDSAHPQPGHLSLCKNPDIVAILNFIFPESGTNYPSLKEIAGQDFFSQVPLPVLDSYRFAPISLNKEMKNIVKAIKRGIPMLTRRKSKLKRSASNASGLQVSVSHPDLHQVDETKLPTSSAVPPPPPQGAAPPPPPPAGIPPPPPPGPPAGAPPVPPVSKDRGALLGAIRKGTSLKKTKTNDRSAPKV; this is translated from the exons GTGCCGATTGTGATAGGAGTGTTGTTGGTGATAATCATTGTTTTTGTACTGTGTTATTGCTTCAGATGTTGTAG GAATCGATCTGGACATGAATATGTGCCATTGGtacagaataacagaatagcaggtAGACGTTACCAGGAGATCGGTATTGGCCAGCGAATGGACTTGGAGAGGAATCAGAAACAGAAAGCACTTGAAA CATCAGCGTGGTTGAATGCTCAGTATTACCTTCGTGTAAATCCTAAATACAGCGATGTCAAACAGTTCGAAAGTCTTG GTTCCCGTCCCCACAAGAGCTGGTTCCGTGTTAACGAGATGTGGCAACAGAAGAATCTTATAATGACAATGGCAAATAAACCTGACAAAATGATGGCGCCTTTCACAAGCACATCTCGTGTTACTATAAAAGATATGTTGGATTTACTACAGCATCCATTTATATATCCAATACATGATATCGACTACATGGTGGACCAGAGTATTGTGGTTGTACTGTATCCAATATGTAAAAGAGGATCATTAAAAGATTATATATATCAG AACAGCTTCACTGAACCGTGGAGGAATAAATATAAAACTAAGAAAAAAGGTCTCAGTGTAACTCAGATAAGATGTTTTGGAAAACAGATACTTATG GCTCTGATATATATAGAAGAAAAGGGATTTCCTCCACATGGTCATGTACATTCTGGTAATATTGTTTTAGACAACAACTCTTGTAG ACTTATGGGATGTGAGAGTTCATTTATTGGAGAAGAACCAAAAATATATCCACTCATAAAAAAGAAACTCAGACACAACAAAGAAGCTATAGATATTATATGTTTTG GTCATGTGATATATGAAATGTGTGTAGGTGCAGAACTTGACTCTGCACATCCTCAGCCTGGGCATCTCAGTTTGTGTAAAAACCCAGACATTGTTGCT attctgaatttcatttttcctGAATCAGGAACAAATTATCCATCTTTAAAAGAG ATTGCAGGACAAGATTTTTTCTCACAAGTTCCATTACCAGTGCTAGATTCCTACCGTTTTGCACCA ATTAGTTTGAATAAGGAAATGAAGAACATAGTGAAAGCAATCAAGCGAGGCATACCTATGTTGACTAGAAG AAAATCTAAACTGAAGAGATCGGCCTCGAATGCCTCAGGTCTACAAGTATCAGTGTCACACCCAGATCTCCACCAGGTTGATGAGACAAAACTTCCTACCTCATCAGCAGTGCCCCCACCTCCACCCCAGGGTGCAGCCCCTCCACCCCCACCTCCAGCAGGAATCCCTCCACCTCCGCCTCCAGGGCCACCAGCAGGGGCACCGCCCGTACCTCCAGTATCTAAAGATCGGGGTGCATTGCTAGGGGCTATCCGCAAAGGAACATCGCTTAAAAAGACCAAAACAAATGATAGAAGTGCCCCAAAAGTTTGA
- the LOC123529816 gene encoding slowpoke-binding protein-like isoform X2, giving the protein MDLERNQKQKALETSAWLNAQYYLRVNPKYSDVKQFESLGSRPHKSWFRVNEMWQQKNLIMTMANKPDKMMAPFTSTSRVTIKDMLDLLQHPFIYPIHDIDYMVDQSIVVVLYPICKRGSLKDYIYQNSFTEPWRNKYKTKKKGLSVTQIRCFGKQILMALIYIEEKGFPPHGHVHSGNIVLDNNSCRLMGCESSFIGEEPKIYPLIKKKLRHNKEAIDIICFGHVIYEMCVGAELDSAHPQPGHLSLCKNPDIVAILNFIFPESGTNYPSLKEIAGQDFFSQVPLPVLDSYRFAPISLNKEMKNIVKAIKRGIPMLTRRKSKLKRSASNASGLQVSVSHPDLHQVDETKLPTSSAVPPPPPQGAAPPPPPPAGIPPPPPPGPPAGAPPVPPVSKDRGALLGAIRKGTSLKKTKTNDRSAPKV; this is encoded by the exons ATGGACTTGGAGAGGAATCAGAAACAGAAAGCACTTGAAA CATCAGCGTGGTTGAATGCTCAGTATTACCTTCGTGTAAATCCTAAATACAGCGATGTCAAACAGTTCGAAAGTCTTG GTTCCCGTCCCCACAAGAGCTGGTTCCGTGTTAACGAGATGTGGCAACAGAAGAATCTTATAATGACAATGGCAAATAAACCTGACAAAATGATGGCGCCTTTCACAAGCACATCTCGTGTTACTATAAAAGATATGTTGGATTTACTACAGCATCCATTTATATATCCAATACATGATATCGACTACATGGTGGACCAGAGTATTGTGGTTGTACTGTATCCAATATGTAAAAGAGGATCATTAAAAGATTATATATATCAG AACAGCTTCACTGAACCGTGGAGGAATAAATATAAAACTAAGAAAAAAGGTCTCAGTGTAACTCAGATAAGATGTTTTGGAAAACAGATACTTATG GCTCTGATATATATAGAAGAAAAGGGATTTCCTCCACATGGTCATGTACATTCTGGTAATATTGTTTTAGACAACAACTCTTGTAG ACTTATGGGATGTGAGAGTTCATTTATTGGAGAAGAACCAAAAATATATCCACTCATAAAAAAGAAACTCAGACACAACAAAGAAGCTATAGATATTATATGTTTTG GTCATGTGATATATGAAATGTGTGTAGGTGCAGAACTTGACTCTGCACATCCTCAGCCTGGGCATCTCAGTTTGTGTAAAAACCCAGACATTGTTGCT attctgaatttcatttttcctGAATCAGGAACAAATTATCCATCTTTAAAAGAG ATTGCAGGACAAGATTTTTTCTCACAAGTTCCATTACCAGTGCTAGATTCCTACCGTTTTGCACCA ATTAGTTTGAATAAGGAAATGAAGAACATAGTGAAAGCAATCAAGCGAGGCATACCTATGTTGACTAGAAG AAAATCTAAACTGAAGAGATCGGCCTCGAATGCCTCAGGTCTACAAGTATCAGTGTCACACCCAGATCTCCACCAGGTTGATGAGACAAAACTTCCTACCTCATCAGCAGTGCCCCCACCTCCACCCCAGGGTGCAGCCCCTCCACCCCCACCTCCAGCAGGAATCCCTCCACCTCCGCCTCCAGGGCCACCAGCAGGGGCACCGCCCGTACCTCCAGTATCTAAAGATCGGGGTGCATTGCTAGGGGCTATCCGCAAAGGAACATCGCTTAAAAAGACCAAAACAAATGATAGAAGTGCCCCAAAAGTTTGA